The Cytobacillus sp. NJ13 sequence TCCAACATTGTCTTTATTTACTGATTTTGAAAATGGTACAGTATTTAAACCTCAAGATCTTCATCTCGATAATGTGAACGCAATGATTGACCAAGTAATATCCTGGAGCGGTGCATTAAAAACCATTAGATAGAGTAAAAGCAGAACCCTCGTGGTTCTGCTTTTTTAATCTTATTCTGAATAGCGGTTTTTAGGGAGGATCAAAAGGAAATAACTAAAGTAGCAAACCAAAATGGAAGGAGTGAACTTGATGTGGAATGCTGCATTATGGGGAGGGGTCTCTGGATCAGCTGTCCTTTTAGGCGCATTGGCAGCCATGTTTTTGCCCATCCGGAAAAAAATGATGGGATACATTATGGCATTCGGAACAGGTGTCCTGATTGGTGCTGCCTCATATGAGCTTCTTGGGGAGTCAGTCCATAACGGGGGCTTACTGCCGACAGGCATTGGATTTGTGGCCGGAGCTAGTATCTTTACCCTTTTTGATATTATGATTTCAAACAAGGGGGCTAAGAACCGGAAGAGATCCGGCCATAAAGCAGCAGCCAGCAGCGGAATAGTCCTTTTTACCGGGACCATTATGGATGCCATTCCAGAATCAATCATGATCGGGACAAGCCTGCTTGAAGGAGGTAAGGTGAGTTTTCTATTGGTTACAGCCATTTTTATCAGCAACTTTCCAGAAGGCCTTTCCAGTACCTCGGGAATGAAAAAGAGCGGCTATTCAAAAAAGAAAATCATCCTCCTTTGGAGTTCGGTATTTGTCATTTCGGGAATTGCTTCGACGGCTGGATACATATTTTTGGATGGAGCTTCAAAAGAGGTCCTGTCAGGAATTGCTGGATTTGCAGGTGGCGCGATTATTGCCATGGTTGCATCCACGATGATGCCTGAAGCATTTGAGGACAGCGGTCCGATGACCGGATTTATTGCAGCAATCGGCTTGCTGGCTTCATTGGTGCTTGATCATTTTTCTTGAAATCATTCAGAAAATAACTCCCAAAACATGAATGTTTGGCACTTTATGTGGAAAAGACAAAACAGGGGTGTTATTCATGAAGATTAGAAATATTGTAAGGGAGCAGCAGGAAGATGTGCATATTAAGATAGGGGACTACGAAATGATCATTGAAAAGCGATACAGGGTTGTATCATTTATCAATGATCTGCTCCTGGGTGTTTTATATTTTATCGGAAGCATATTATTTTTAACAGATGCCAGCCAGGCAGTTTCGATATCCTTTTTCCTTGCAGGAAGTATTTTGATGATCATCAGGGCAGGCTTAAATATATTGAAGGACCTTCATATTAATAAGATTACAGGAACAAAGAAAAAGTAAGTCAATTTGAAAATGAATTGCGTTTTGCAGAAGGATGAAACGGCAATACTAGCGACATAGCGAAAACCAGCTAAAAAATAAAAGTTTTTAAAGGAGAATGGCGATGGCTGAAGAAACAGAAAAGGTAAGCAAAGGAAAAAAAGCAGATGTCGGCGATACGATCAGCATCTTAAGCGGTTCCGAAAAAGGGAAAAAAGGCAGAGTAATCGTGGTACGGGATAACTCAGTCATTGTAGAGCTTGGTATTAATCCGAAAAAGGATGAGCCCATAAAAACGGTGATCAGCCATAAGCGCTATAAAGTCGTTAAATAAAGAGGGAGGGTTAAAGGTGAAATCTGAGCCAAAACGAACATCTGCGTCCATACCTCCTGACGTCCGTAAAAAAATTATTCAATCGGACAGGGATGAAAAAGCAAAGCGGCAAACAAAACGGCCGCAGTAAATGATATCCATGACAGCCGAACGTGCTGGCATGGATTTTTCTATTGGCTGAAGGGAGTGGAATGGAAGGTGCTAATTGGACATGTTAAAGAGATTGTCCGCTATCCGGTGAAAAGCTTTCACGGGGAAAGTGTGGTAAAAACAAAGGTTATGGATTATGGACTGTATGGGGATCGCAGCCATGCCTACCTGGATGAATCAAGGCCAGGGAAATATTTAACGATTACTCAGTATCCGGAAATGGTCAGGTATAAAGCAGGGTTTAGGGGAGAGGAAAATGAGAACATATATCCTCCTGTAAGTATTACTACTCCGGTCGGCAGACAGATCCCCTGGGATGATGAAGAATTGTTAAAAGAAATTGAGGACCGTTCTTCCAGAAAAATCACTCCGGTGAAATATAGTCCTGCCCATGTACCTGAAGGAGCAATTGAAGAGGAAAATATTCTATTAGTGACAGACGCGTCCCTGCAAAAAATGAAAGAGATGTGGGGCAAAGAGAAGCTGGACTTCCAGCGGTTTCGCCCGAATTTAGTCATTTCCCTGATAAAGGATGATCCTTTTGCTGAGGATAAATGGTTTGGGAAGATAATGAAAATTGGAAGTGTGGAGATTAAAGTTAAGCGGCATTGCGAACGGTGTATGATTATTACAGTAGATCCAGAGAGCGGGGAGAGGGATACAAGTTTGCATAAAAAGGTTATTAGTGAAAGGGATAATCACTTTGGTGTGTATTCTTCTGTCCTGAAAACGGGTGAGATTTCGTCAGGGGATGAGGTTTACCTTTTTGATAAAGTACATGTAAACTAGAAACAATGAATGTTTCTGGGAGTGAAAATATGTTTCAGGCTATCATTTTATTTATACTGGCTGGTTTAGCCGAAATTGGCGGAGGCTATTTAATTTGGCAATGGATACGCGAAGGAAGGCCTTATTATTGGGGAGTCAGCGGCGGATTTATCCTTGCATTATACGGTGTTATTGCTGCATTCCAGGCCTTCCCGTCTTTTGGAAGAGTGTATGCAGCTTACGGGGGTGTTTTTATCATTCTATCCATTTTATGGGGATGGGGCATAGATAAGAAAGCACCTGACTTTTATGATTGGCTTGGTGCAGGTATATGTCTAATAGGGGCATCTGTGATCTTGTTTGCACCTCGTCACTAATCTAAGGTTTCATGCAAAATAAAGCTTGCCCAGTTCATGAACTGGGCTATTTATTATACACCCTGACTCATTCTCTTCACCTTTTTATGCATCCCTGCAGCAAAAATTAGGACGAAAATACATGTAGAAATCAATGTCCCATGGAAGACCCAAACCATTTTAGCTAATGATAATACTTCCAATAGAAGAGGCGCTGCAACAAATCCAAGCGCAAAGCCCAATGATTTTAAAAGCATTCCTACTCCAAAAATTCTCCCTCTGATATGGTTGTCTGTCTTTTGCAGGATTGTGGCATGCAGAGTAGTGAAACACGCATCAAAAATCCCAGTTAAAAAGGCAAACGGAAGAATGGTCCATAAGCTATTATTGGACAGGAAGGTGATAAATCCTGCAGACATAAGCATGGCTGATACAAAGCATGCAAAATAAAGGCGGTTTTGCCGAAGGTTTTTCAATTTTGGCAGGATCATGGTTGCTAAAACAGATCCAATCCCCCAAACACCCCAGATTAACCCATAGTAAAAACTCTGTTTGCTGCTGTCGATATTTTCCGCCAGCAGCGGAATCCCCAAATTATGCGAAGCACCTGCGAATGCCCCAATAAGGAATACAATATTGACAAGAAGAAGCATCGGTTTCAGCAAAATAAAGGAATAAACTTCTTTCAAATCTCTGCCGATGCTTGCCAGTTTCTCTTTAAAGCCGCTGCTGATCCTTTTATTTACGGCTGATTCCGACGTTTGCCATTTCATTTTTAATAGAACGAGTGCTGAAATGACGTAGGTTGCGGCATCAATGATTAAAGTTACCTGATATCCGAGGAAATCAGTTATGACTCCAGCCCCGATAAAACCAAACACCAGGCTGACTGATGTTAATCGGGAAATTAACGCATTCGTCTCCAGTACTTTATCCTCGCCAAAAATCTGAGGAATTTCAGCGCTGTAGCTAACTGCAAAAAAGCTGGAGGTCAATCCGATAAAGAAGCAAACAATGAGAATCATGATTGGATTTGGAAAAGGGATTAAGCCTAAAATGATGACAGCCCGGAATACATCCGTCCAAATCATAATTTTTCGGCGGTCAAAGCGATCGGCCAGAACCCCTGAGAAAAGACTTGATAAAACGCCGCCAAGTGTCCTGATGGCCATTGTCGCTGCAAGCCAGGCGGAGCTTCCGGTGCCCGCATACATGAGCACATTAATGGCAATCAGGTCCATGAACGTACCCAAATCGGAAAAAGCTTTTACATACAGAAAAATTTTGCGGTTCATGTGTGTCTCCCTAGTTTTCCAAGATGTTTTCTGTTTTATTTTAAAGATTTTGAATTTAATTCGCAATACGAAATTTCAGAATTTAGATTTACCGATTTTGGCCTTCTTCATAAAGGATATTCACATAAGAATGTGGAATAAATGATTGGTAAAACTCCTGGAAGCAAAAGTAAATTTACTGATACAAGCAGCCATTATACAAAGAAGGTAAGAAAATGAACAATGTATTCGGGAACCAAATAATAGGACTTGATTATAAAATACGCAAGGGTGCTTACGCTGTTATATTCAATCCAGAAAATGAAAAAGTATTAACTGTGCAAACTCAGTCTGGCCATTACTTTCTGCCAGGCGGAGGAATAGAAAAAGGTGAAAGTGAGATCGAATGCCTGAAAAGAGAAGTGCTGGAGGAGACCGGCTATGAGATTTCAAATTACTTCTTTATTGGTAATGCAAAGAGCTATTTGCCTCAGACCAAGAAAAGGCCAATGCTAAGTGACGGTTATTTTTATCTGGCTGATCTGGCGGATAAAATAAAAGAGCCGACTGAAGAAGATCATGTAATGAAATGGATTGAAATTCGAAGATTAGCAGAAGTACTTGTTCACGGGCACCACATTTGGGCGGTTCGGGAAGGAATAAGATATAAAAAGCAGGAGGGGGATGATGAATGATTGCCTACTACGGTGAACTCTGCACAAAGATGTATGAAAGTGATAAATCAATGGCAGAGGGTCCAGAGTTGAGCTTTTACCTGTCATATGTAAAAGGCAGGAAAATGAAAGTATTGGAGCCGATGTGCGGAAATGGAAGAATGCTCATACCTTTCATGCAGCATGGCGTCGACACTGATGGTTTTGATATTTCAGAAGACATGCTGAAAGTCTGTAAGGAAAAAGCTAGGAAATTAAACTTAAAGCCAAATGTTTTTCAGGAAAAGATAGAAAAGTTTAATAGTACTAAAAAATACGATTTAATTATGATTCCTTATGGTTCTTTTTCACTTTGCCTGACCCCCTGGTAAATATAAGTCTTCAAAATCTAAAGAACGCCCTAAATGAAGGCGGTAAAATGCTTCTTACCATTGTAGAAAAAGATAATGAAATAGAAGAAGTTGCAGAATGGACAGAAACGAACAGGAAGGAATTAGATGGGCAGACCATTATAGAAAATAGAAAAATAGCTTATGATGATGAAACGAAAATCCTGCTTATCCAGCTGAAGTATGATGCCATTGGAGAGGGAATCGTGGAAAGAACAGAATTGATGGATTTTCCTATACGGCTTTATGATCCAGGTGAATTCAATAGAGTTCTCAAAGATAGCGGGTTTAGGCAAATCGCCGTTCATGAAGTTAGAGATGGGTATGGGGACGGACAATCTTTTCCTGTTTATGAATGTAGGAAATAACAAGCTGCTGAACTATTTATTTGAGTATCAAATGTTAATGCCTGCAAGAAAGGAAAGAAACGGGCTTTAAGGCAGCGAAAGGGGAATGAAGGTGGCTACTCCAATTATAAAAACAGACAGATTAATTTTAAGAAAGATGAAAAGTAGCGATCTGTCTGATTTAATGGAAATTTTTTCTGACTCGGAGGCCATGAGATTTTATCGCTCAACCAAAACGAGAGAGCAGGCAGAAGATTGGATCAGCTGGACCCTGCAGAATTATCGGACGTATGGTGTTGGCCTTTGGATTGCGGAAGAAAAAACATCCGGCAGGTTTTTGGGGCAGTGCGGAATTACCCCCAGGATACAGGAGGCGTCACAGAAATGGAGATTGGCTATTTGTTTGCCAGGCGTGAATGGGGAAAAGGCTATGCGACGGAAGCGGCATTAGCCTTTAAAGAATATGGGTTTAAAAGCTTAAAATATAAAAAGCTGGTTTCCATTATAAATGAGAAAAATCTTGCTTCTATCCGTGTTGCCGAAAAAGCTGGCATGAAAAAGGAAAAAACAATCCTCAGAGCGGGAAATGATGTATGTATATTCCATATCAAACGTTTAGAATTCTAGAAGATGTTTTTATAATGTTCAGTAAACACCTTAAAAAGCCTTTCATCACCACCGCGGTCAGGATGGAGGGCTTTTAGAAGTTTCTTGAATTCTTTGCGGATCAATTGCAAATCCTCATCAGGCTTCAGGCCCAGGAGCTTTGCAGGCTTGATTTCTTCATCAGCGATCATCTTTTGTGCTTGTATCATTTTCTTCAATGATTTAACTTTGGATTCTTCTATTTGGACACGGGTATTCAGGATCTCCATTTGTCCTTTAAGATCTTTAACTTGCAGGAGGATCCCCTCCAGTTTTTGCTGATAAAGCTCTTCTTGTTTTTTGATGATGAAATCAGTGAGATCCTTCGTCTTTATTGTGTAGCTGATTTGCCTCCTCGGACTTCGTTCCGCTTTAATTTTTCCTTCTTCTATCCAGCGCTCAACGTCTGCGCCATTCGCCCTTATTCCAGCTTTATGTAATTGTGCCACAGCATCAGTAATGTTCATCCTTCATGCTCACTCTCTATAAAATCTATTTAGCAGTCAAAAACATCATATCACTGAACACTTTCAGAAAAATAACAAGCAGATGACATAGTATTAAAGTTTATTTACACTGGTAACGCTATCATTTCGAATAACTGAAATTATTAGAAAATGAGGAGGGATCTTGATATAATGTAAAAAAATGGACGTGGAAGGGTAGAGAAAATATGAAGAAAATGTTCAAATTTGCAGTATGGGTCGCTGCTTTTCCGTTTCTTCTGCTATGGACAATCTTTTTTGATTCGAGCGGCAACTCTGCCATGTTTGTGAATGACTTGTTTAATGATAAGAAATAAGTTGAAAAGATCCTATGTTTAATATTGTATGTTAGCTGATCCAATCAGACCTGTATGGGCAGTTGGACTCCCGTACATCCTCATTCGAAATATTTGAGTTTGATGAGGGAGTCGTATGCCCGTTAAACAATCAATTACTTTATAGGACGCTCGAGAGTCAGGATTTCATCCTCCATTGAAGCATATTGCTGCTCCACTACATGCTTTACATCTGAAATCGCAGCATTGTAGAAATGCGGGGCCAATGACACTTTAACAAAATCCAGCACCCTTTCTGCACCGAATTCAGATATTTCCTCATCTCTTTCTTCAGAGAAAAAAATCTGGATATCCTCGATCATCTTTTGCTGCTGCTCTTTTGTCATTTTTAAAAACATGCCATGCATTCCTTTCGGTTTTGGATACCTGTTACTATACAGGGAAATATCATCAAAAGGGAGGCTGTTATTTTTAAAAGAAATATGTACAGCAGGAAAATGGATAACTCCTGCCAGTTACTTATGTGATGATTCATCACCATACACATCAAAGAGAAGGCTGTAATAATCTTTTGCATAAATGTCTTTGTTTGCAGCCTTCTTTTTCGGATAGAGAGAAATAGTGATAGATGACAAGGCAAGAATCGAACTGCATAATAGAACCAGATATAAAATTCCAGAAAGAATGAACATTTAGGATACCTCCTTGAGTTGTTAAAAAAAGCTTAAATTATGAAACGCATTTCAGAGCAAGAAAAAAGCGAAAAAAATTAGGTGGTTTTATGGCGAATATAAAAGACATCGCTAAAAAGGCGGGAGTTTCAGTTACGACCGTTTCCAGAGTGCTGAATAATCATCCTTATGTGAGTGAGGATAAAAGGGAAGCTGTCTTGCGGGCAATGGAGGAATTCAATTATCAGCGGAATATCAATGCTGTTCATTTAAGCAAAGGGGAAACACTTCTTATAGGTGTCGTGGTTCCTTTTACCAATCACCCTTACTTTGGGCTGCTTGTAGAAGGTATTGCAAATGAGGCCATGAAAAACAACTATAAATTAGTTCTTTTTCAAACAAATTACGAGGAAGACAGGGAGATTGAAGCTCTCAAGATGCTGCAGCATAAACAAATCGACTCTTTAATCATCTGTTCAAGAATCTGCGGCTGGGATGTCATCAATCAGTTTACCGATTATGGCCCCATTGTTCTCTGTGAAGATGCGAGAAATCATAATGTGTCCTCTACCTTTATCGACCATTACATGAGTTTCTCTAATGCTTTAGTGTACTTACATAATAAAGGGCATCAGAAAATCGGGTATTGTATTGGAAGGAAGACTGGTGCCAACAGCAGGCAGCGCAGAAAGGCATACACAGATTTTTTAAGCCGAA is a genomic window containing:
- a CDS encoding LacI family DNA-binding transcriptional regulator gives rise to the protein MANIKDIAKKAGVSVTTVSRVLNNHPYVSEDKREAVLRAMEEFNYQRNINAVHLSKGETLLIGVVVPFTNHPYFGLLVEGIANEAMKNNYKLVLFQTNYEEDREIEALKMLQHKQIDSLIICSRICGWDVINQFTDYGPIVLCEDARNHNVSSTFIDHYMSFSNALVYLHNKGHQKIGYCIGRKTGANSRQRRKAYTDFLSRIGEPYNEEYIFYECLHFEHGEEVVRRLLNMDNPPTALLVTSDLAAAGIVTSCREKGIHIPDDLAIMGFDNQPIAKIMHITTLEIPLVQIGRQLLLQAIDGEKHTHEEISVKLIERQTV
- a CDS encoding DUF2164 domain-containing protein; this translates as MFLKMTKEQQQKMIEDIQIFFSEERDEEISEFGAERVLDFVKVSLAPHFYNAAISDVKHVVEQQYASMEDEILTLERPIK
- a CDS encoding GNAT family N-acetyltransferase; amino-acid sequence: MDQLDPAELSDVWCWPLDCGRKNIRQVFGAVRNYPQDTGGVTEMEIGYLFARREWGKGYATEAALAFKEYGFKSLKYKKLVSIINEKNLASIRVAEKAGMKKEKTILRAGNDVCIFHIKRLEF
- a CDS encoding YrhK family protein; this encodes MKIRNIVREQQEDVHIKIGDYEMIIEKRYRVVSFINDLLLGVLYFIGSILFLTDASQAVSISFFLAGSILMIIRAGLNILKDLHINKITGTKKK
- a CDS encoding MOSC domain-containing protein, translated to MLIGHVKEIVRYPVKSFHGESVVKTKVMDYGLYGDRSHAYLDESRPGKYLTITQYPEMVRYKAGFRGEENENIYPPVSITTPVGRQIPWDDEELLKEIEDRSSRKITPVKYSPAHVPEGAIEEENILLVTDASLQKMKEMWGKEKLDFQRFRPNLVISLIKDDPFAEDKWFGKIMKIGSVEIKVKRHCERCMIITVDPESGERDTSLHKKVISERDNHFGVYSSVLKTGEISSGDEVYLFDKVHVN
- a CDS encoding NUDIX domain-containing protein, producing the protein MNNVFGNQIIGLDYKIRKGAYAVIFNPENEKVLTVQTQSGHYFLPGGGIEKGESEIECLKREVLEETGYEISNYFFIGNAKSYLPQTKKRPMLSDGYFYLADLADKIKEPTEEDHVMKWIEIRRLAEVLVHGHHIWAVREGIRYKKQEGDDE
- a CDS encoding J domain-containing protein codes for the protein MNITDAVAQLHKAGIRANGADVERWIEEGKIKAERSPRRQISYTIKTKDLTDFIIKKQEELYQQKLEGILLQVKDLKGQMEILNTRVQIEESKVKSLKKMIQAQKMIADEEIKPAKLLGLKPDEDLQLIRKEFKKLLKALHPDRGGDERLFKVFTEHYKNIF
- a CDS encoding DUF2187 family protein; this translates as MAEETEKVSKGKKADVGDTISILSGSEKGKKGRVIVVRDNSVIVELGINPKKDEPIKTVISHKRYKVVK
- a CDS encoding YnfA family protein, yielding MFQAIILFILAGLAEIGGGYLIWQWIREGRPYYWGVSGGFILALYGVIAAFQAFPSFGRVYAAYGGVFIILSILWGWGIDKKAPDFYDWLGAGICLIGASVILFAPRH
- a CDS encoding ZIP family metal transporter; translation: MWNAALWGGVSGSAVLLGALAAMFLPIRKKMMGYIMAFGTGVLIGAASYELLGESVHNGGLLPTGIGFVAGASIFTLFDIMISNKGAKNRKRSGHKAAASSGIVLFTGTIMDAIPESIMIGTSLLEGGKVSFLLVTAIFISNFPEGLSSTSGMKKSGYSKKKIILLWSSVFVISGIASTAGYIFLDGASKEVLSGIAGFAGGAIIAMVASTMMPEAFEDSGPMTGFIAAIGLLASLVLDHFS
- a CDS encoding MFS transporter encodes the protein MNRKIFLYVKAFSDLGTFMDLIAINVLMYAGTGSSAWLAATMAIRTLGGVLSSLFSGVLADRFDRRKIMIWTDVFRAVIILGLIPFPNPIMILIVCFFIGLTSSFFAVSYSAEIPQIFGEDKVLETNALISRLTSVSLVFGFIGAGVITDFLGYQVTLIIDAATYVISALVLLKMKWQTSESAVNKRISSGFKEKLASIGRDLKEVYSFILLKPMLLLVNIVFLIGAFAGASHNLGIPLLAENIDSSKQSFYYGLIWGVWGIGSVLATMILPKLKNLRQNRLYFACFVSAMLMSAGFITFLSNNSLWTILPFAFLTGIFDACFTTLHATILQKTDNHIRGRIFGVGMLLKSLGFALGFVAAPLLLEVLSLAKMVWVFHGTLISTCIFVLIFAAGMHKKVKRMSQGV